AACCCGAGACACTTCGTGCAGTCGAAGACGACAAGCGCGCGTCCCATAGCAGTACCCCCACAGGAGGTGTCGAAGGCCGAAAGAAAAGATCTATCAGGCTTGAAGTAGGTTCACCTTGAATGATGTGGCGTACAAAACCGACCCTTCTCTGTAGCATCTTGTGCACAAAATGGCCAATCGCCGGCTTGGAGTTGAATACACTGTCTCTAACTTTGAGTCGAAAGGCTCTAGAGACCTTCCTGATCCAGCAACCCATCCACTTACCGCAGAAGAAAGTCCTAACGGTGTGGACGAGTTCAGACCTCATTTCGGAGCTGACATCAACGCTTCAACTGTGAAACCATTTATAGACAAAGTCATTGAGGATGTATGGGAAGCATGGCAATCCGGACagggagatgaagacgtCGAAGCCGACAAGCAGAAGGTTTTCGACGCCGTAAAGATCTACTGGACTCGGCTTTCTGTGAGTGAGGCCGATGTAAAACAGTGGCGTTAAGCTGACGGTTTCAAGAAACGTTACGACGAACAACAACACCGCGAGAGAGGGGAGATCCATCGAGACGAACTGTCCCGTAGAAAGCAGAACACATATCGTCGACAACAGTCCTTGCTCATGCGTCGCACAGCTCATTTCGACTGGTCTCCTCTTAATGCCTGCCGTCTCCGAGCTCTTTATCGCACCCTCTTGACCATCGATTTCGCTGCGCAAACGCAAGATCAACCGGATCCTAAGCGTGCTTACACTCCCGAGGAATGGTATGCCTATCGCCGTCTGGCCTGTGGCCCTCGCTTTGGCGAAGCGCATGAAGTCATTGATCAATTTTGGCTCTCTCCCGCAGTGCGAACTCTCCTCCTTATTCTCGACGAGTTTGCTCAGGACCAGCAGGCTCgtgccaagaagaagggtaagCCCAAGCAACCAAATCCTATCTTCCATCTACCCGCACACTTATGGGACCGATCGACCCTTCCAACTCTTCGCCCCAAAGACAATGACGGTTTACCACTTTCAGGCAGTCCGGGCATCATTCTTTTCAAATTTCACGTGGATGAACAAGTGCAACGAGAAAATCCCGATTGGGCCAAAGGACTTTATGATAATCCTCCTATTCCTCCAGAAGACGAAGCTCTTCCTAAACTTTCAGACCTCTTGAGCCAACCTGTATACGCTGGCTTACGCCAAATTGTGCACGAAGCGAAAGATCGAGCAAACCCCAAGGTGCTTACCAACGAGCAAATTGAGCAAATCAATTCTGGTGTTGACTTATCTTTACTCGAGGGTTTGAACGTTCCTCCTGCCGGGCTTGAGGGCGAGGGAGAATACATGACATTTGCAGCCCTCACACAGCTTGCTTCAAATAGTGAAGTCAACTCATCTCGGCCTTCAGGCCTACCAGAGCAACTTGTCGTACATGATGACGCCCCCAGTACTCCCAATCATAGCCATGTACACTCCgccttcccatcttcttctatcaCAGCAGCTACCCCGCTCGCGACCCACATTCCAGGGGTTGGCCCTAGTCCCATCCCGCTTCCATATACTGGAACTGATGCTTCTTCGGCCGCTAGGTCTGGTACTTCAATGCGAGCGCGCAAGTTGGGTAAGAGGGCGGCGAGCGAGTTTCCCGGCGGAGCTGCGACACCTGTGCcaaagaggcagaggatCGTAGGTGCGCTGGAGAAtgagggcgaggaagatAGGGATGCGGAGGTGGAAGTAGTTTTGGGGGGTGATGCAGCTTTTTTGGAAGAAATCTAAGCTTTTAGGAGGTCTTTGGTATGGCTGGGTTGTATATACTTTTCGGAAATTATGAATGACCTTAGGCCTCTCAACGCTTCAGTCATCAAAGATATCGATTCGCCATAGAGTGGATCAACAGCTGTCCTTGTTAGTAGTTTGGATCTCTTGTCCAGCTGTGAGTGAGACTATCCTCTTGGATCTAGTTTTCTCGACATAAAGCCCATTTCTCACGAACCTTAATCATATTCATTACTATCACCAAAATATAACCATCTTCGATAGTACAGGGGTTAGTATATCCGCTTTTCAGGAACTCAACTTCCAATGTGGCGCGGACGACCCGGGTTCGAATCCCGGTCGGAGAATATTTTTTGCTTATTTTTCCTGCTTACGTGCACTCAATTATTTTTCAACAATTTCATCTTTACTCTTACGTAAACATATGGCGTCCTATAAATAAACCATGAACCATGTTTCATCTTTCAGTTATAAACCATTTCTTGCTTTCAGAACGCTGCATCATTTCTACTCTCTCGAGCTCAGCGATCCCAACGACTGAATCTAGTGCTCCAAGTATTTCCAGTACATTCGAGGCTGAGGAGCTCACGGCGTGCTGTTTGAAGTTGCTTAAACGAGGACGCACGTCGAAACCGCACACGATATTTTGGATCTATCTCGGACGAATTTCCACGTCGTCCCGTCACATGTAAAAGTGGTAGATTTCCCTGACATAAGAACAGAAGGAATGTCCCGCCGTATGCATTAAGGTGTTAAGGAACAGCGCTTGCTGTACCGCGACACCAGGATCGACATCAGGTGAACGATCGAGGACATAAAAACTCAAGTAGCTGTTTTCCGGCCTCTATGAGGGCAGTGACACCGGTACAAAGGGTCCCCGATGATATCGAATGTCCGCCCGATGGATCCACCACCGTGGGCGCCGGAGAAAGCGCTCGACGGATCGctccagctcttcctcgccagGCTCCCCCGCTACTCTCGGGCTTtgccctccctcctctcccacgACCCCGGCGACCCCCGCGATCGAGATCACGATCATGAGCATGTCCTCGACCTCGACCCCCTCTCCTTTCACCCGAATCCCTGGCCGCCGGTTGAGCGGCGGGCGGAGCAGGTGGTTCGGTGACGCGAGGGACAGAAGGAGGATCTTCCAGGCATTCGCGCTTTGATGGCATCGACCCGCTGGACGACCATGGCCTTGCCGCTGAGGACATCTCTCAGGGTCTTGGCAGACTCTACCCTAAGTGGAGGTAAAACAAGGCAGATCAGTATCTGGTTGAAGCAATGCTTTTTGTGGTCAAGCTTATAGAGTCTCTCGGAAGTTGCCCAGGAGGGCCACCATGTCTTCCGACAGGTCGTTCTCCCCTGCAaactccatctccacagACACTTCCTTGAGTGCCTGGGTGACTGAGTGCAGCCCCGAGATCCCTTCGACAAAAAGGCGATGGTTGGAGTTTGTCACGGTAATGGCGTCCAGGATGAGGTTCGCAACGGTCGGGGGTAGGTTGTGGTCGATGGCGCGGGCGAGTAACTTCCAAACCTGCTGCTGTGTATATATAATGTCGTGTCAGATGCAACTATGCACCCCAAACCAGCCTAAAGTCAGGGGCTCTGCTGATAATTTGGAGGGCTGAAATGGTGCTTACCACAACAGTTTCGTCAGAGCCAGGGGCAGTTTCGGTGATGGCGGGAGGTTGTAAATGGGGGCATATGGCATTACAGTGATGTGTATTGAGTAgacgaaggaaaaggtgtAAAAGATGAAAGTTTGAGataggaagaaggaaaagaatcCAGTCCATAGTTGCGGATTATATACTTGGGTCCATAGGAGATCGTGAGACGACGCCCATCATTTTTACTCAGCAGCAGTCCTTTCCAGTTAAGCACTAGTCCTTTCTGGCCAGGCAGTATAGTCTTTTTTGGTGGATTAGGTTTGATAGGACATGGGATGGTCCGGTAAATGAATTTCATCTAAAAGAGGTCAATCAGATCACAGAGGTAGTGCATTGCGCTATTTCCTCTCAGCCCCCACGCcgtcttctctcatctttctGTTCAAGATCTCCCGAGACACTCCCGACAAAATAGAAAGCACAGAATGACTGACAAGCTTCCGGACCCTTCAAGAGATCAATGGATGGCTAACAAGGTGAGTTCCAGTGTCGCCCATGTGGATACATTTGAGACGCACTATGGATGTCACTTGATTATGGTAACCTTTGTAGATATGCCAACGTCAAGCTATTCCTTTCATAGCAGGAAGATTGGACCACAGCCTCCCAAAGGAGTGCCAGTCCGAGTTGCTGGAGACGACCGCATTGCGATTGTTTTTGAGGTCAGCTAACGGGTCTGCAATGGCTGACGTCAAACGGGCAGTCGACGATCTGATCTCCGTAGAACAACAGTTGGTGCTAGTCAGAGGTACCCCTCGAGAAGAGAAATGGGCCTCGAGGGTTGAAGCGATGTGAGTTGAAACGTACTGGTTATGGCTGCCAGATGTGTAATCGGCTTATTCCATACTGATCATTAGGGTCAGTTCCGAGGGTACCAGAAGAACTTGGCAAGATCGATTGACCTAAAAGATGTCATTGGAAAGTACCTGCAGGGCGCTTGGTGGCAAGAAATCGACGTTCCCGTGCAGTGTCCATCCTCTGCGCCCTCTGCGGCGACTATCTAAAGTCCACAACTGCTGCTCCTAGCTTCTTTTTCGATAAGATCGTTACCAGCGGTGCGAGGACGCGcccaaaagaaaatgaagcgtcagagaaagatgaaacTTTTGAACAAATCTTGTTGATATGTATATCGTGCGTCGTCGCAACGGATCTGGACAAGATGTAAAGAGGAACGAAatgagagatgggaagtggtggtggatgagaCGCAATCCTCGATGATGTTTATATTTActattacgtaatataCAATGCTCTAAACACAACCATGTTTCATCAACACATAAACCATCCCTTGCTTCAGAAAGCTGTATCACTCCTATTCACAAACTTACATTCTTTATCTTTTGATTTCTTGGACACTATACGCTCTTTATATCAACGTTTTGGCGACACCCCCCACTTTTCTTGTGATATTCAGCTTATGGACATGCCAGCATGGCAGAAAACAACGAGAAGATAACTGCCGAAACCACAACATCAAAACATGAGCCCCGAACTTCTGGTACACGTTACTTGAAACTCAGCCGTTTACCCACCCTACAGGAGGTATTGGACAGAAGAACTAGACCACCTCTGGATTTGTTCTGCTTCTATGTACGTTGAAAACAGATTCTACGAAACGGGACTTTGACGTGGGAGCTTACCGTTTGATTGCTCATTGTCGGCCCGTGCGTTCACAGATCTTTTTGCAAAGGGAACTTTCTGAGGACGCGTTAGATTTTTGGCTGGATGTGCAACAGCATGAGAATTTGTGCAAAGCATATTTCAAGGTACGTCTATGTATAGCAGATCAACATTGACCTCTTATGCAGGACATCCGTCGCTCAGGCCGTTCAATACAAGACGAATGGCCTGAATTCGCAGAATACGCACGGGCAAACGGTACACACTTtgctcctctcctttctctcccttcgGAACCTCCTTCGCCCAGCCCAGCTTCCCCCGACCTTGGCTCCTATATTGCATCACCCGTACCCGGTTCCACTGATTTTGATTTCTCGCGCTCGCCCGTCCTTGATACACGGGCGAGGCGGGATACAGAATCACATGGTAGACCTGCGCAACACTCGACTCTGTCCCCCACGCGGATAAATAGTCAGGCTCAGCGAGGAGAGAGGCAAAGAGATCGGCCAAGTACGGCACCAAGCCAGGAGATGAGTCTGAAGGGTAAAAGGAAAAGCAAAGCGCCTACAGTAATCGCAAGGGATAGGGCCATTGAGAAAAACGCGCTGTTGGAAAGTGCAGAGAGGATATTTTACAGATATCTGTTCGACgggggggagagggagattTATCTACCGTAAGAGTACCGAGCTACGGAGTAAATGAAACATCACTGACAAGGATGTAGACCATCCTTAAGAGTTTACAACTTCCCTGAATCCATCAGCGGAGATGTGTCCCCTCTCATTCCTGACCTTTTCCATGCTCAAAAAGTCTATGTCTTCAAGGCCCTTGAACAAGATGCCTTTCCTCGGTTCCTGCGAGCTAAAGCCTTTGCCAATCTGACTCCCCTGGGAAGCATTGTCAGATTAGTCGCTGGCCTATTTTGCCTTTGGGGAGCATTTGTTTTGGCATTTTCGTTGATTTTTTTGGATTTCAAGCCACGCTTGACGCGACTGTGGGCAAGTCTGCAAACGTTTAACAACTGTGTACCTGCTGACACCCCGTTTAGCTCATCTTGCCGTTCCTTTTCGGctttgttcttcttctctcatcatATTACTCTCTCTCACCTCTATTATTCGCCTGCAATGTCTCTGAAACTACCCCTTTCCACTTTATCCGAGTCCGTGAACCATATGTTCGCAAGCTCATTGCCATCCGAGCTGGGATCATTGTCGGAGCGTCGGTACTTTTGACAGTTATATTTGTCGTTATATTTACTGTCGTCCCCGGTCACAGACTGTAGACTAGATTAGGCTGCGGGGTCTTAGAAGAAACTTGTAGGATGTGCCTAGTGTTGGTTGATCATAAAAGGATAGTTCGACCGATTTGTTCCTTGTCTAATAAACATTTACGATACTTTTATGTATGTATACGCACGTAGCCTGCTTAAACATAGTCATCGTGGAGGTCCGCGTCCGTCGTATGCTGTACAGGCGAACCGACACTCATGGCATGACCCACAAATAAGGAATGCAAGGGAAATTTGAAAACTGCATAAAGAAGCCCAAGACAGATTAATAACAAACCATAAAACGTGTCATCATTGCTCCCAAGTAACATGTCTCTCTCCGACCCCAGCCCATTCCCAAGTCTTCCAGATTTCGCCCTTCAACTCCTGATCCCTGACTGCAACATTCGCATTGCGTT
The genomic region above belongs to Cryptococcus neoformans var. neoformans JEC21 chromosome 4 sequence and contains:
- a CDS encoding expressed protein codes for the protein MTSHPFPSLHRQRPPAMDDNHFHLQDHEHTPNHDDTAEALIASLKAVINDPNSHNQQPSDVHDHEADSESSQQPQHHEQAQNTLTAFTAEHHSNPLHVGLRKSLAQLTHLTNAHQGLLDELNGAGAIQNLAQNLKALKEGNKRQIDVLKELTAQIKASELGVDLSVPFSEQLDPELSPVVLRSDYDALKAQYDALLVSGSPSSAVAGKRPGAPRKSRAPKSVTTITTIEPETLRAVEDDKRASHSSTPTGGVEGRKKRSIRLEHLVHKMANRRLGVEYTVSNFESKGSRDLPDPATHPLTAEESPNGVDEFRPHFGADINASTVKPFIDKVIEDVWEAWQSGQGDEDVEADKQKVFDAVKIYWTRLSKRYDEQQHRERGEIHRDELSRRKQNTYRRQQSLLMRRTAHFDWSPLNACRLRALYRTLLTIDFAAQTQDQPDPKRAYTPEEWYAYRRLACGPRFGEAHEVIDQFWLSPAVRTLLLILDEFAQDQQARAKKKGKPKQPNPIFHLPAHLWDRSTLPTLRPKDNDGLPLSGSPGIILFKFHVDEQVQRENPDWAKGLYDNPPIPPEDEALPKLSDLLSQPVYAGLRQIVHEAKDRANPKVLTNEQIEQINSGVDLSLLEGLNVPPAGLEGEGEYMTFAALTQLASNSEVNSSRPSGLPEQLVVHDDAPSTPNHSHVHSAFPSSSITAATPLATHIPGVGPSPIPLPYTGTDASSAARSGTSMRARKLGKRAASEFPGGAATPVPKRQRIVGALENEGEEDRDAEVEVVLGGDAAFLEEI
- a CDS encoding bud site selection-related protein, putative, producing MAENNEKITAETTTSKHEPRTSGTRYLKLSRLPTLQEVLDRRTRPPLDLFCFYIFLQRELSEDALDFWLDVQQHENLCKAYFKDIRRSGRSIQDEWPEFAEYARANGTHFAPLLSLPSEPPSPSPASPDLGSYIASPVPGSTDFDFSRSPVLDTRARRDTESHGRPAQHSTLSPTRINSQAQRGERQRDRPSTAPSQEMSLKGKRKSKAPTVIARDRAIEKNALLESAERIFYRYLFDGGEREIYLPPSLRVYNFPESISGDVSPLIPDLFHAQKVYVFKALEQDAFPRFLRAKAFANLTPLGSIVRLVAGLFCLWGAFVLAFSLIFLDFKPRLTRLWLILPFLFGFVLLLSSYYSLSPLLFACNVSETTPFHFIRVREPYVRKLIAIRAGIIVGASVLLTVIFVVIFTVVPGHRL